The Candidozyma auris chromosome 1, complete sequence genome includes a region encoding these proteins:
- a CDS encoding DNA-directed RNA polymerase III subunit RPC25: MFILTEISDLVRVPPPSFNVPTPVALKDELHKKYSNKVISNLGLAVAVWDILEIKDGLLKPGDGGAYVETKFRMVVWKPFVGEILTGWVNECTAEGIKVRMDFFDDIFIPKDYLFEGCVFKPAEKAWVWQPDADTDLYIDVNEQVRFRVEEEVFANIKPKSSSEALGLETDANRAPPYAIVASCQTDGMGCVSWWD, encoded by the coding sequence ATGTTCATTCTTACTGAAATATCTGACCTTGTGCGGGTCCCGCCTCCGTCGTTCAACGTGCCCACGCCCGTGGCGCTAAAAGATGAGCTCCACAAGAAGTACTCCAACAAGGTGATTTCCAACTTGGGACTAGCGGTGGCGGTGTGGGACATTCTCGAGATCAAGGATGGCCTTTTGAAGCCTGGAGACGGTGGTGCATACGTCGAGACGAAGTTCCGTATGGTGGTGTGGAAACCGTTCGTAGGGGAGATCTTGACTGGGTGGGTCAACGAGTGCACTGCCGAGGGAATTAAGGTGAGAATGGACTTTTTCGATGATATCTTTATTCCAAAGGACTATTTATTCGAAGGGTGTGTGTTCAAGCCGGCCGAAAAGGCGTGGGTCTGGCAGCCGGACGCCGACACCGACTTGTACATTGACGTTAACGAACAAGTACGTTTCcgcgttgaagaagaggtcTTCGCCAACATTAAGCCCAAGTCGAGTTCAGAAGCTTTGGGGCTCGAGACTGATGCAAACAGGGCGCCGCCATATGCAATAGTGGCTTCGTGCCAAACTGACGGAATGGGCTGCGTCTCCTGGTGGGACTAA